The Corvus moneduloides isolate bCorMon1 chromosome 5, bCorMon1.pri, whole genome shotgun sequence genome includes a region encoding these proteins:
- the PCM1 gene encoding pericentriolar material 1 protein isoform X9 — MATGGGPFEEGMNDQDLPSWSNESLDDRLNNTDWGSQQKKANRSSEKNKKKLSGEGETRLTNEISPESSPGMERQKTRTSHSFPHARYMTQMSVPEQAELERLKQRINFSDLDQRSIGSDSQGRATAANNKRQLNENKKPFNFLSLQINTNKSKDPASGSQKKESGVSAQCKELFGAALSKDFLQNCQVPAQEDGRGEQAMDSSQIVSRLVQIRDYIAKASSMRDDLVEKNERSANVERLSHLIDDLKEQEKSYLKFLQKMLARENEEDDVRTIDSAVGSGSVGESTSLNIDVQSEASDTTEVSFSLSCRPRIEDKLGNSASQEQVTDIDVTPSPKGKSERAALNDREIWPCGINSQDHGLLSKARDPQQEAKEELENLKKQHDLLKRMLQQQEQLKALQGRQAALLALQHKAEQAIAVLDDSVVTETTGSVSGVSLTSELNEELNDLIQRFHNQLHDSQTQSVPDNRRQAESLSLTREISQSRNSSMSEHQSDEKAQLFNKMRMLQGKKQKMDKLLGELHTLRDQHLNNSSFFPASSSPQRSIDQRSTTSAASGPIGIVTVVNGESNSLASAPYPPDSLVSQNESEEDENLNPTEKLQKLNEVRKRLNELRELVHYYEQTSDMMTDAVNENTKEEEEETEESESDSEHEDPQPVTNIRNPQGISSWSEINSNSNVQCGANNRDGRHLNTDCEINNRSAANIRTLKMSSALDCHNRENDKHLDLPQGEDDEVEEDRVSEDSISSHRSSLGDVAGDAEFEQKINRLIAAKQKLRQLQNLAAMVQDDDPEPQGTIANASNIGDLLGEMEETKQQPNNVRASSNKLKKDVRLNEKAREKFYEAKLQQQQWELKQLQEERRKLIEIQEKIQVLQKACPDLQLSAGLGNCPANRQTSQATSSPAVNECNTAGKPLIECDESVPVGNELWSEMRRHEILREELRQRRKQLEALMAEDQRRRELAETISTVAASVKSEGSEAQCTPQQSRTEKTMATWGGSTQCALEEENGDEDGYLSDGVGQAEEEEEDASSLNDSFSVYPNNNVPENTYFVKENKDRWKNCRPLSADGNYRPVSKARQQQNISMRRQENFRWMSELSYVEEKEQWQEQINQLKKQHEFSVSICQTLMQDQQTLSCLLQTLLTGPYSMMPNNVASSQIHLIMHQLNQCYTQLTWQQNNVQRLKQMLSDVMRQQEQQCQEKPSRKERGSNAPPPPSPVFCPFNFPPQPVNLFSVPGFTNFSSFAPGINCNPVFPSGFGDFAHNISPHSSEQQEQQHPLDHNTSGKTEYMAFPKPFESSSSNGAEKQRRSHRQPEEELEKRSTWLNDSQEMKKDDQSQLKAGFAVSVQNIASSHKNQSDMNRRREFDEESLESFSSMPDPVDPTTVTKTFRSRKASAQASLASKDKTPKSKNKRKTSSQLKGRVKNTGYESASASSVCEPCKNNKSRHSDDVVHAKVFSKRNQEQLEKIIKYSRSTEMSSAHARRILQQSNRNACIEAPETGSDLSMFEALRDTIYSEVATLISQNESRPHFLIELFHALQLLNTDYLRQRALYALQDIVTRHLSEKNEKGKSAKSLNSATWVASNSELTPSESLASTDDETFGKNFSTEACQDCEQHDADNGSTMSTSSNFEPFATDDLGTGECQSVLQSGDVSAIPCPRIDTQQLDRQIKAIMKEVIPFLKEHMDEVCSSQLLTSVRRMVLTLTQQNDESKEFVKFFHKQLGSILQDSLAKFAGRKLKDCGEDLLVEISEVLFNELAFFKLMQDLDNNSISVKQRCKRKIETTEVIQSYAKEAKKGLQVDVCSSVEDVDEDKDKDETETAKQVPDSEMCAGNGVPESIRSDASDQEEDEESESGPVAISLSKAETQALTNYGSGEDENEDEEIEFEEGPVDVQTSLQANSETTTENEQTSNQELSKAKSSEILSSEQESVNVKGEQDVATIVPHYLSVMENTPALTVNTPESFVTATVKTEESSSPLAVNETQTPDTTCAENKSGASSESSMAGSPDTESPVLVNEYEPGSGNVSQKSDEDDFVKVEDLPLKLAVYSETDLMKKMETEAQTNSLSDELLDGGGAQDQELVGDAQTLKEPETFGAQNA; from the exons AGAAGCATTGGAAGTGATTCTCAAGGCAGGGCAACGGCTGCTAACAACAAACGTCaacttaatgaaaacaaaaaaccattCAACTTCCTGTCACTGCAGATTAACACTAACAAAAGCAAAGATCCTGCCTCAGGTtcccagaaaaaggaaagtggGGTATCAGCACAATGTAAAGAACTGTTTGGAGCTGCTCTAAGCAAGGATTTCTTGCAAAATTGCCAAGTGCCTGCTCAAGAAGATGGAAGGGGAGAACAAGCAATGGATAGTAGCCAG ATTGTGAGCAGACTAGTTCAAATTCGCGACTATATTGCTAAGGCCAGCTCCATGCGGGATGATCTtgtagagaaaaatgaaagatcGGCCAATGTTGAGCGTTTATCACACCTTATAGATGACCTTAAAGAGCAGGAGAAATCCTATCTGAAATTTTTGCAAAAGATGCTT gctAGAGAAAATGAGGAGGATGATGTTCGGACTATAGATTCAGCTGTGGGATCTGGTTCTGTAGGTGAGAGCACATCGCTAAACATTGATGTGCAGTCTGAGGCTTCAGATACCACG GAGGTATCTTTTAGTTTGAGCTGTCGGCCCCGCATTGAGGACAAGCTAGGGAATTCAGCTTCACAGGAACAGGTTACAGACATTGATGTTACACCAAGCCCTAAAGGGAAAAGTGAGAGAGCTGCTCTGAATGACAGGGAAATCTGGCCTTGTGGGATTAATAGCCAGGATCATGGATTGCTTTCAAAG GCCAGAGATCCTCAACAGGAAGCTAAAGAGGAGTTGGAGAACTTGAAAAAGCAGCATGATTTATTGAAAAGGATGCTACAACAGCAGGAGCAATTAAAGGCTCTTCAAGGAAGACAGGCAGCTCTTCTTGCTTTGCAGCATAAAGCAGAGCAAGCCATTGCTGTCCTGGATGATTCTG TTGTAACAGAAACTACAGGTAGTGTTTCAGGAGTAAGTCTTACATCAGAACTGAATGAAGAATTGAATGACTTAATTCAACGCTTTCACAACCAACTTCATGATTCTCAG ACACAGTCTGTGCCTGACAATAGAAGGCAAGCAGAAAGTCTTTCACTTACCAGAGAgatttcacaaagcagaaactCTTCAATGTCTGAACACCAGTCAGATGAGAAGGCACAGCTTTTTAACAAGATGCGAATGTTGCAGggtaaaaagcagaaaatggacAAACTATTAGGAGAACTTCATACACTTCGTGACCAACATCTAAATAACTCTTCCT tttttccTGCTTCAAGTTCTCCTCAAAGGAGTATTGATCAAAGAAGTACAACTTCAGCTGCTTCTGGTCCTATAGGCATAGTAACTGTTGTCAACGGTGAATCAAATAGTCTGGCATCTGCTCCCTATCCTCCTGATTCCCTGGTTTCTCAAAATGAGAGTGAAGAGGATGAAAATCTAAATCCAACAGAAAAGCTTCA gaagctAAATGAAGTTCGTAAGAGGCTGAATGAGTTACGCGAGTTAGTTCACTACTATGAGCAAACATCTGATATGATGACAGATGCTGTGAATGAAAACActaaggaggaggaggaagaaacagaagaatcaGAAAGTGATTCTGAACATGAGGATCCACAGCCTGTTACAAATATTAG AAACCCTCAAGGAATCAGTAGCTGGAGTGAAATAAATAGCAACTCAAATGTACAGTGTGGAGCTAATAACAGAGATGGAAGACATCTTAATACAGACTGTGAAATAAACAACCGATCTGCTGCTAATATAAGGACTCTAAAAATGTCTTCTGCTTTAG ACTGTCATAATAGGGAGAATGACAAACACCTTGATCTACCCCAAGGTGAAGATGATGAAGTGGAAGAAGATAGAGTTAGTGAAGATTCCATATCTAGTCACAGAAGCAGCCTGGGTGATGTTGCTGGAGATGCCGAGTTTGAGCAGAAGATCAATAGGCTTATAGCTGCAAAACAGAAGCTTAGACAGTTACAAAACCTTGCTGCTATGGTGCag GATGATGATCCAGAACCTCAAGGAACAATTGCAAATGCATCTAATATTGGTGACTTGTTGGGTGAGATGGAAGAGACAAAGCAACAACCAAACAATGTGCGAGCTAGTTCTAACAAGTTAAAAAAGGATGTGCGACTAAACGAAAAAGCAAG AGAGAAGTTCTATGAAGCTaaacttcagcagcagcaatgggaGCTTAAGCAGttacaagaagaaagaagaaaactgattgaaatccaggaaaaaattcAAGTGTTACAGAAAGCTTGTCCTGACCTTCAA TTGTCAGCTGGCCTGGGTAACTGCCCAGCAAATAGACAGACTTCACAAGCAACATCATCTCCAGCCGTGAATGAGTGTAACACAGCTGGCAAGCCTTTAATTGAGTGTGATGAATCCGTACCAGTAGGCAATGAG TTATGGTCTGAAATGAGAAGACATGAGATTTTAAGAGAAGAATTGCGACAGAGAAGAAAGCAACTTGAAGCTTTAATGGCTGAGGATCAGAGAAGGAGAGAGCTCGCAGAAACAATATCTACTGTTGCTGCGTCTGTTAAAAGTGAAGGGTCAGAAGCTCAGTGTActccacagcagagcaggactgaAAA GACAATGGCTACCTGGGGAGGTTCTACCCAGTGTGctttagaggaagaaaatggcGATGAAGACGGTTATCTCTCTGATGGAGTTGGTCAGGCcgaagaagaggaagaagacgCATCAAGTTTGAATGACAGTTTCTCTGTTTATCCCAATAACAACGTACCAGAAAATACCTattttgttaaagaaaacaaagatag GTGGAAAAACTGCCGTCCTCTTTCAGCAGATGGGAATTATCGACCAGTGTCTAAGGCCAGGCAACAGCAAAACATAAGTATGCGGCGTCAGGAAAATTTTCGGTGGATGTCTGAGCTTTCATATgtggaagaaaaggaacaatGGCAAGAGCAGATCAATCAGTTGAAGAAACAGCATGAATTTAGTGTCAGCATTTGTCAAACTTTGATGCAGGATCAGCAG aCTCTCTCTTGCCTTCTACAGACTTTGCTTACGGGCCCTTACAGTATGATGCCCAATAACGTTGCATCTTCACAAATACATCTCATTATGCATCAGTTAAACCAGTGTTACACTCAACTGACTTGGCAGCAGAATAATGTCCAAAG gTTGAAACAAATGTTAAGTGATGTTATGCGGCAACAAGAACAACAGTGTCAAGAGAAACCATCgagaaaggagagaggcagTAATGCACCACCACCTCCATCTCCTGTTTTCTGTCCATTCAACTTCCCTCCACAGCCTGTGAACCTCTTTAGTGTTCCAGGATTtactaatttttcttcctttgctccaG GTATTAATTGTAATCCAGTGTTCCCATCTGGTTTTGGAGATTTTGCACACAATATTTCTCCACACAGtagtgagcagcaggagcaacAACATCCTCTAGATCACAATACTTCTGGGAAAACTGAGTATATGGCATTCCCCAAACCCTTTGAAAGCAGTTCCTCTAATggagcagaaaaacaaag AAGGAGTCACAGACAACCTGAAGAGGAATTGGAAAAAAGATCAACTTGGCTTAATGATAgccaagaaatgaaaaaagatgaTCAGTCTCAGCTGAAAGCAGGTTTTGCAGTTTCAGTACAAAACATTGCTTCTAGTCATAAAAATCAGTCTGATATGAACCGGAGAAGAGAGTTTGATGAAGagtctttggagagtttcaGTAGCATGCCTGATCCAGTAGACCCAACTACTGTGACAAAGACATTTAGATCCAGAAAAGCATCAGCGCAAGCAAGCCTGGCATCAAAAGATAAAACACCCAAATCAAAGAATAAAAGGAAGACTTCTTCTCAGCTAAAAGGCAGAGTTAAAAATACTG GTTATGAAAGTGCAAGTGCTTCTAGTGTGTGTGAACCCTGCAAGAACAATAAAAGCAGACACTCTGATGATGTGGTTCATGCAAAGGTGTTCAGCAAAAGGAATCAGGAAcaattggaaaaaataattaaatacagtAGATCTACAGAAATGTCTTCCG CGCATGCTAGGAGAATTCTGCAGCAGTCTAACAGAAATGCATGCATTGAAGCGCCAG aaACTGGTAGTGATCTTTCTATGTTTGAGGCTTTGCGAGACACAATTTATTCTGAAGTGGCAACTCTTATTTCTCAAAATGAGTCTCGTCCCCACTTTCTTATTGAACTTTTCCATGCGCTTCAGCTGCTAAATACAGATTATCTGAGGCAAAGGGCTCTTTATGCTTTACAG GATATAGTGACCAGACATTTatctgagaaaaatgaaaaagggaagTCTGCAAAATCACTGAATTCTGCAACATGGGTGGCATCAAATTCTGAACTCACTCCCAGTGAAAGCCTTGCCTCTACAGATGAT GAAACTTTTGGCAAGAACTTTTCTACAGAAGCATGTCAAGATTGTGAACAACATGATGCAGACAATGGGAGTACTATGTCTACATCTTCGAATTTTGAACCCTTTGCCACTGATGACCTTG GTACTGGTGAGTGTCAGTCTGTGCTGCAGTCAGGTGATGTTTCTGCAATTCCATGTCCTCGTATAGATACTCAGCAGCTTGACCGGCAGATTAAAGCAATTATGAAAGAGGTCATTCCTTTTCTGAAG GAACACATGGATGAAGTATGCTCTTCTCAATTACTGACATCAGTAAGACGTATGGTCTTAACTCTTACGCAACAAAATGATGAAAGTAAAGAATTTGTGAAGTTCTTTCATAAGCAGCTTGGCAGTATACTTCAG GATTCACTGGCAAAATTTGCTGGTAGAAAATTAAAAGACTGTGGGGAGGATCTTCTTGTGGAGATCTCTGAAGTGTTATTTAATGAATTAGCCTTTTTTAAACTCATGCAAGACTTGGACAACAACAGTATTTCTGTAAAGCAGAGATGTAAACGAAAAATAGAAACTACTGAAGTAATACAGTCTTATGCTAAAgag GCAAAAAAAGGTCTCCAGGTGGATGTTTGTTCATCTGTTGAAGATGTCGATGAGGACAAA GACAAGGATGAGACTGAAACTGCTAAACAAGTACCGGACTCAGAAATGTGTGCAGGTAATGGAGTGCCTGAAAGTATTAGGTCTGATGCATCTGATcaagaggaagatgaggaaagTGAAAGCGGTCCAGTGGCAATAA GTTTATCAAAAGCAGAAACCCAAGCTCTGACTAACTATGGCAGTGGAGAAGATGAGaatgaagatgaagaaatagAATTTGAGGAAGGACCTGTTGATGTGCAAACATCACTACAAGCCAACAGTGAAACAACAACTGAAAATGAACAG ACTTCAAACCAAGAATTGAGTAAGGCAAAAAGCAGCGAGATTTTGTCATCAGAACAAGAATCTGTTAATGTTAAAG GTGAACAAGATGTGGCTACAATTGTGCCTCATTACCTCAGTGTCATGGAGAATACACCAGCTTTAACAGTCAATACCCCAGAATCCTTTGTAACAGCCactgtgaaaacagaagaatCAAGCTCACCTTTAGCAGTGAATGAAACTCAAACACCAGATACCACGTGTGCAGAAAACAAATCTGGTGCAAGTTCTGAAAGCTCCATGGCTGGCAGCCCTGATACAGAGTCACCTGTGCTAGTGAATGAATAT GAACCTGGTTCTGGAAACGTAAGTCAAAAATCTGATGAAGATGACTTTGTGAAAGTTGAAGACTTGCCTCTCAAACTTGCTGTATATTCAGAG ACAGACttaatgaagaaaatggaaacGGAGGCTCAAACCAACAGCTTGTCTGATGAATTACTGGATGGAGGTGGAGCTCAAGATCAAGAATTAGTAGGAGATGCCCAAACATTGAAAGAACCTG aaacttTTGGAGCTCAAAATGCATAA